In Anaerolineae bacterium, the following are encoded in one genomic region:
- a CDS encoding Gfo/Idh/MocA family oxidoreductase encodes MADKIRWGILSTAHIGRVRVIPAIQKARNSVVAAVASRDLERARTFARELNIPTAYGSYEELLADPNIDAIYNPLPNSEHALWSIKCAEVSKATLCEKPLASNAAEAQVMVDAFARRHVLLAEAFMYRFHPQTQRVKAMIADGAVGEINLIQASFTFDITGREDDIRLKRNLAGGALMDVGCYCVNVMRLMTGEEPDDVRAFARTGREVDETLTGMLSFPSGALGHLDCGFRAITTNTYEIRGRRGRIVVDPAFIPASNRETVIRYYHDNVCDEIVIPPTDQYQLMVEDFADALLNSRPPRFEPLDAVRNMVVIDRLYASLPSH; translated from the coding sequence ATGGCAGACAAGATCCGCTGGGGCATCCTCAGCACCGCGCATATCGGACGGGTACGGGTCATCCCCGCCATCCAGAAGGCCCGCAACAGCGTTGTCGCGGCGGTAGCCAGCCGCGACCTGGAGCGCGCCAGAACCTTTGCCCGTGAACTGAACATCCCCACCGCCTACGGCTCCTACGAGGAACTGCTCGCCGATCCCAACATCGACGCGATCTACAATCCCCTGCCCAACAGCGAGCATGCCCTGTGGAGCATCAAGTGCGCCGAGGTCAGCAAAGCGACGCTATGCGAGAAACCCCTGGCCAGCAACGCCGCGGAAGCACAGGTGATGGTCGATGCCTTCGCCAGGCGTCATGTCCTGCTGGCAGAAGCCTTTATGTACCGCTTCCATCCCCAGACTCAACGCGTGAAGGCCATGATCGCCGATGGTGCAGTAGGCGAGATCAACCTGATTCAGGCATCCTTCACCTTTGACATCACTGGTCGCGAAGATGACATCCGCCTCAAACGGAATCTGGCTGGTGGCGCGCTGATGGATGTGGGCTGCTATTGCGTGAACGTGATGCGCCTGATGACCGGCGAGGAGCCAGACGACGTGCGCGCCTTCGCCAGAACAGGCCGCGAAGTGGATGAAACGCTCACCGGCATGCTGAGCTTTCCTTCCGGGGCGCTCGGACATCTGGACTGCGGATTCCGCGCCATAACCACCAATACCTACGAAATCCGGGGACGCCGGGGACGTATCGTCGTTGACCCGGCTTTCATACCGGCTTCGAACAGGGAGACCGTGATCCGGTACTACCACGATAATGTTTGCGATGAGATCGTGATTCCGCCAACCGATCAATACCAGCTCATGGTGGAAGACTTTGCCGACGCCCTGCTGAACAGCCGCCCGCCCCGGTTCGAACCGCTGGATGCCGTCCGCAATATGGTCGTCATCGACCGCCTGTATGCCTCCCTCCCCAGCCACTAG
- a CDS encoding ABC transporter ATP-binding protein, protein MPDHHNRHPLLRLFGYARTYRTRMVLASLFSILNKTVDLAPPALIGAAVDIVVQQEQSFIARFGIIDVDHQLFALTGLTVVIWVLESVFEYFHKIIWRNLAQAVEHDLRIDAYAHVQNLDMAYFEDQNTGGLMSILNDDINQLERFLDNGANNIIQVLTTVLVIGGMFFLVAPSVAWLALLPMPLIIWGSIRFQKILAPRYAAVREQVGILNSQLANNLSGIATIKSFTSEAHEVQRIRISSETYREHNRRAISLSSAFVPLIRMLIMSGFIAILIFGGRLALSGALEVSLYSVMVFMTQRLLWPLTSLGEVLDQYQRAMASTTRILDLLDTPALIDDGPQPLPLESVRGEISFERVSFRYKNGQEVLRDLSLHIPPGETVAIVGATGAGKSTIIKLLLRFYDVTDGCILLDRHDLRELQVTNLRNAIGLVSQDVYLFDGTVRENIAYGTFDASLEDIVAAARIAEAHDFIMALPQGYDTLVGERGQKLSGGQRQRISIARAVLKNPPVLVLDEATSSVDNETEAAIQRSLERIIINRTTIVIAHRLSTIRNADRIFVLDNGALKEQGRHEDLIRRDGIYAALWRVQTGERLLAAAD, encoded by the coding sequence ATGCCAGATCACCACAACCGCCATCCTCTCCTGCGCCTGTTTGGCTACGCTCGCACTTACCGCACCCGCATGGTGCTGGCCAGCCTGTTTTCCATCCTCAACAAAACGGTTGACCTCGCGCCGCCGGCCCTGATCGGGGCAGCGGTGGACATTGTCGTCCAGCAGGAACAGTCGTTCATCGCCCGTTTCGGGATCATTGACGTAGATCATCAGCTGTTCGCCCTAACCGGGCTGACGGTAGTCATCTGGGTGCTGGAATCCGTGTTTGAGTACTTTCACAAGATCATCTGGCGCAATCTGGCTCAGGCGGTTGAACACGATCTGCGCATCGACGCCTATGCCCACGTCCAGAATCTGGACATGGCGTATTTTGAAGACCAGAACACCGGCGGGCTGATGTCGATCCTCAACGACGACATCAACCAGCTGGAGCGCTTCCTGGACAACGGCGCAAACAACATCATTCAGGTGCTCACCACCGTCCTGGTCATTGGCGGCATGTTCTTCCTGGTCGCGCCATCGGTCGCCTGGCTGGCCTTGCTGCCCATGCCGCTGATCATCTGGGGATCGATCCGCTTCCAGAAGATTCTGGCGCCGCGCTATGCAGCCGTCCGTGAACAGGTCGGTATTCTCAACAGCCAGCTGGCCAACAACCTGAGTGGCATCGCTACGATCAAGAGCTTCACCTCTGAAGCTCACGAAGTGCAGCGCATCCGCATCAGCAGCGAAACCTACCGGGAACACAACCGCCGCGCGATCTCGCTCAGTTCGGCGTTTGTCCCGCTCATCCGGATGCTGATCATGAGTGGCTTCATTGCGATCCTGATCTTCGGTGGGCGGCTGGCCCTAAGCGGAGCGCTGGAAGTCAGTCTCTACAGTGTCATGGTGTTCATGACTCAGCGCCTGCTGTGGCCGCTGACCAGCCTGGGCGAGGTACTCGACCAGTACCAGCGGGCCATGGCCTCGACAACCCGCATCCTGGACCTGCTGGACACACCTGCGCTGATCGACGACGGCCCGCAGCCCCTGCCGCTGGAAAGCGTTCGCGGGGAGATCAGCTTTGAGCGTGTCTCTTTCCGCTACAAGAACGGCCAGGAAGTGCTGCGCGATCTCTCCCTGCATATTCCTCCCGGCGAAACCGTCGCTATTGTCGGGGCCACCGGAGCCGGTAAGAGCACCATCATTAAGCTGCTACTCCGCTTCTACGATGTCACTGACGGGTGTATCCTGCTAGACAGGCATGACCTGCGTGAGCTACAGGTTACCAACCTGCGCAACGCCATTGGCCTGGTTAGCCAGGATGTCTACCTGTTTGATGGCACCGTCCGGGAGAATATCGCCTATGGCACCTTTGACGCCAGCCTGGAGGATATTGTAGCCGCAGCCCGTATCGCCGAGGCCCACGACTTCATCATGGCCCTGCCGCAGGGTTATGATACCCTCGTTGGCGAACGCGGTCAGAAGCTCTCCGGCGGTCAACGACAGCGAATCTCCATCGCGCGGGCCGTGCTCAAGAATCCGCCTGTACTGGTCCTGGACGAAGCCACCTCCAGCGTAGACAATGAGACCGAGGCCGCTATTCAGCGTTCGCTGGAGCGCATCATCATCAATCGCACGACGATCGTGATTGCCCACCGCCTTTCGACCATCCGCAACGCCGATCGCATCTTCGTGCTGGACAATGGCGCTTTGAAGGAACAGGGCCGTCATGAAGACCTGATCCGCCGGGATGGCATCTACGCCGCCCTGTGGCGGGTGCAAACCGGCGAGCGTTTGCTCGCAGCAGCGGATTGA
- a CDS encoding prenyltransferase produces the protein MQQHIATKTVSLIRLTRWKEFVPFTVPVTVFAALLSGQPLDWRLVAVTAANILAVAYAFMINDIEDAPDDSRDPARAARNPIAMGELSIRSGWTASMLVAFLSLVLYACGGWWVLGIGVLTVLLSHFYSWKPIRLKAWPVADVTSHSLMLSGLLFLAGYFTYDVNPGWVWLVMLAVTLVSIYGQLYNQLRDYEIDKAAGLHNTAIIVGERMTRLLMYLCVALAIVFFLSAFALGVLPIWLPFVGVGVFAVVMYVYRPGMDMRGGQVADTSGNIQIQFLITANATVALWLALALVG, from the coding sequence ATGCAGCAGCATATAGCCACGAAAACGGTCAGCTTGATCCGGCTCACCCGATGGAAAGAATTCGTTCCTTTTACAGTCCCGGTAACGGTATTTGCCGCTCTGCTTTCCGGGCAACCGCTGGACTGGCGGTTGGTGGCGGTTACGGCGGCTAACATCCTGGCGGTCGCCTACGCCTTCATGATCAATGACATCGAGGATGCGCCAGACGACTCTCGCGATCCGGCCCGCGCCGCTCGTAATCCCATTGCGATGGGGGAACTCTCCATTCGTTCCGGGTGGACAGCATCCATGCTAGTGGCGTTTCTGTCACTGGTTCTCTATGCTTGTGGCGGCTGGTGGGTGCTGGGCATCGGGGTGTTGACGGTGCTGCTGTCGCATTTCTACTCCTGGAAGCCGATACGTCTCAAGGCCTGGCCGGTGGCCGATGTGACCTCCCATTCGTTGATGCTGAGCGGGTTGCTATTTCTGGCTGGCTACTTTACCTACGATGTGAATCCGGGGTGGGTCTGGCTGGTAATGTTGGCTGTCACACTCGTGTCGATATACGGCCAGCTCTATAACCAGCTTCGCGACTACGAAATCGATAAAGCAGCCGGGTTGCACAATACGGCGATCATTGTTGGCGAGCGCATGACTCGCCTGTTGATGTATCTGTGTGTTGCCCTGGCGATCGTGTTCTTCCTCAGCGCGTTTGCGCTGGGCGTTCTGCCGATCTGGTTGCCATTTGTGGGTGTTGGTGTCTTCGCTGTGGTGATGTATGTGTACCGCCCTGGCATGGATATGCGCGGCGGACAGGTTGCCGACACCAGTGGAAACATCCAGATTCAATTTCTGATTACAGCGAACGCGACAGTCGCTCTGTGGCTAGCCCTGGCTCTGGTAGGGTAG
- a CDS encoding polysaccharide deacetylase family protein has translation MTVLAYHRIADPAAPGFQYYPPNVSATPEKFAQQMAYIREHFNVVDLEAVNAFLHHGRSLPPRPLLITFDDGYLDNYSHAYPVLKHYGFPAVIFLLTSRMDNPLPAWWDECAYYFHHTQRQAATLPLIGERDLSSPALRRAACEALVGQLKRIPEAEKLVALRQAGEALQVDPPGPDPDLFMAWDHVRELVNAGIACQPHTVTHPILARVDEEVQRREIVGSCERIREETGQTISAFAYPNGGVGDYTATTMQLLRQAGIRTAFTLLTGPLRSQVARQHPLEIPRVYLGGRDTMERFVFKVMGLPALMEHPPFIGQAAV, from the coding sequence TTGACCGTTCTGGCTTACCACCGGATCGCGGATCCGGCTGCGCCGGGGTTTCAGTACTATCCGCCGAATGTGAGCGCGACGCCGGAGAAGTTCGCCCAGCAGATGGCGTATATCCGGGAGCACTTCAATGTGGTCGACCTGGAAGCGGTGAACGCCTTCCTGCATCATGGCCGGAGCCTACCACCACGCCCGCTGCTCATCACGTTCGATGACGGCTATCTGGATAACTACTCCCACGCCTATCCAGTATTGAAACACTACGGTTTCCCGGCGGTGATCTTCCTCCTAACCAGCCGCATGGATAACCCGCTGCCGGCATGGTGGGACGAGTGCGCCTATTACTTCCATCACACGCAGCGGCAGGCCGCCACCCTGCCTTTGATCGGTGAGCGCGACCTGTCGTCGCCGGCGTTACGCCGGGCAGCGTGTGAGGCGCTGGTAGGGCAGTTAAAGCGCATCCCTGAAGCGGAGAAACTGGTTGCGCTCCGGCAGGCGGGCGAAGCGTTGCAGGTTGATCCACCGGGGCCTGATCCCGATCTATTCATGGCCTGGGATCACGTCCGCGAACTGGTGAACGCAGGAATTGCCTGCCAGCCACACACAGTCACGCATCCCATCCTGGCGCGGGTTGATGAGGAAGTGCAGCGACGCGAGATTGTTGGCTCGTGCGAACGGATTCGAGAGGAGACCGGCCAGACGATCAGCGCATTTGCTTACCCAAACGGCGGCGTGGGCGATTACACAGCGACTACCATGCAGTTGCTGCGGCAAGCTGGCATCAGGACGGCGTTCACGCTGCTAACGGGCCCGCTGCGCTCACAGGTGGCGCGGCAGCATCCGCTGGAAATCCCGCGGGTGTACCTTGGCGGACGCGACACCATGGAGCGGTTTGTGTTCAAAGTGATGGGTCTGCCCGCGCTGATGGAGCACCCGCCTTTCATCGGCCAGGCCGCAGTATAG
- a CDS encoding M1 family metallopeptidase: protein MNASLCSLLLLALVIGCLPSAPPATIAPPAPTATAVFIQTTSATPATTLPHSPTTAPEPTGGIERCPLVENGPTITYVIRAELDYALKHLVAHQRVTFRNPEDAPLDQLVFYVMPNREPGLFHLESIAIPGQTGASAVTLEGVRLTISLPTLLQPGCRVVLNLDYTLDIPRMGVGPFARQGYLGFSDQQLNLALWFPAVAARAGRQWITPVPVTVGEQTVLPAADFDLCLAVENLPPTLTVVGPGTARHESCGWRYQLTGAREIALSLGDNYRQITAPALDGAVLVELYTFASTSAEAAEQALHTAVAALNLFADLYGPYPHDRLIILESDFPDGMEFSGLVYVGSEWFRSYRGDPASYLTLITAHEVAHQWWYHRVGNDQSSHPWLDEALATYSEYVFLQESYPDLVDWWWDFRVNSFHPTGFVDSTVYEFQTARDYINAVYLRGAQLLHALRQEIGTEAFFAWLQTYAASMSGQIAAPANFWATLEPDLFDRTVETRRAFLRHSQPDVP, encoded by the coding sequence ATGAACGCCTCCCTTTGCAGTCTCCTGTTATTGGCTCTCGTGATCGGTTGCCTTCCCTCGGCTCCCCCGGCGACCATCGCCCCGCCTGCTCCAACAGCCACGGCGGTATTCATACAGACAACGTCAGCCACACCGGCAACCACGCTACCGCATTCCCCAACAACCGCGCCCGAACCGACAGGGGGAATAGAACGCTGCCCTCTCGTCGAGAATGGGCCGACCATCACCTATGTGATCCGGGCAGAACTCGATTATGCACTCAAACATCTTGTAGCTCACCAGCGCGTTACCTTCCGTAATCCTGAGGATGCGCCCCTGGATCAACTGGTCTTCTATGTCATGCCTAACCGGGAACCCGGTCTGTTTCACCTGGAAAGCATTGCCATTCCCGGGCAAACCGGTGCCTCCGCGGTCACTCTGGAAGGGGTACGCCTGACGATCTCGCTTCCAACCCTGCTCCAACCGGGTTGCCGGGTAGTCCTGAACCTCGATTATACGTTAGACATCCCGCGTATGGGCGTCGGCCCCTTTGCCCGGCAGGGGTACCTGGGCTTTTCGGACCAACAACTAAACCTGGCCCTCTGGTTTCCGGCAGTGGCAGCACGTGCCGGGAGGCAATGGATAACACCAGTTCCTGTCACGGTTGGTGAGCAGACTGTCCTGCCTGCCGCAGATTTTGACCTTTGCCTGGCTGTAGAGAATCTGCCCCCGACGTTGACAGTCGTTGGCCCCGGCACAGCGCGCCATGAATCATGCGGCTGGCGATATCAACTGACCGGCGCCCGCGAAATTGCCCTCAGCCTTGGCGACAACTATCGTCAGATTACTGCCCCGGCTCTTGACGGAGCAGTTCTGGTCGAGCTTTACACCTTTGCGTCCACATCCGCTGAAGCGGCAGAACAGGCGCTGCACACCGCGGTGGCTGCCCTTAATCTTTTCGCTGACCTGTACGGCCCTTACCCTCACGACCGTCTGATCATCCTGGAAAGCGATTTCCCAGACGGTATGGAATTCAGTGGGCTGGTCTATGTGGGCAGCGAGTGGTTTCGCTCCTATCGTGGTGATCCGGCTTCTTACCTGACCCTGATCACGGCGCATGAGGTCGCACACCAGTGGTGGTACCACCGGGTAGGCAATGATCAGAGCAGCCATCCCTGGCTGGATGAAGCCCTGGCGACCTACAGTGAATATGTTTTTCTGCAGGAAAGCTACCCGGACCTGGTCGACTGGTGGTGGGATTTTCGCGTCAACAGCTTCCATCCAACGGGATTTGTTGACTCAACTGTCTACGAGTTCCAAACCGCCCGGGACTATATCAACGCCGTCTATCTGCGCGGTGCACAGCTTCTTCATGCCCTGCGCCAGGAGATCGGCACAGAAGCATTTTTCGCCTGGCTGCAGACCTACGCAGCCAGCATGAGCGGCCAGATTGCTGCTCCGGCCAATTTCTGGGCAACGCTGGAACCCGATCTATTCGATCGAACCGTGGAGACTCGCCGGGCCTTCCTGCGCCATAGTCAACCGGATGTCCCGTAA
- the typA gene encoding translational GTPase TypA has product MTQVRTDLRNIAIIAHVDHGKTTLVDGMLKQAKVFREGALTGERILDSNALERERGITILAKNTAITWQGVKINIVDTPGHADFGGEVERVLNMVDGALLLVDAVEGPMPQTRFVLRKALALGLRVIVVINKIDRPFARSNEALNRTFDLFLELGASDEQADFPVVYAIGLEGRAGYSPDAIANDLTPLFETILREIPGPVCEPEAPALLQVTTLEYDNYKGQIGVGRLRAGMLKRGMPIVRIAPDGQRTMGRLEYLFTYHNLERLEVETAQAGDIVAVAGLEAINISDTIADPSITTPLPLISVEQPTVRMTFGVNTSPFAGREGKPGWGTSRRLRERLYNEMRSNVALRVEDGQTPDRFIVSGRGELHLAILIETMRREGYEFEVSKPEVIFHTDPDTGELLEPIEEVHIEIADDLTGTIFELIGARRGQLLDMQSENGTTYLRYLVPTRFLLGFQSQFVRATGGLGQFNTLFHGYAPVLSGDPPRRQFGSLVAVETGTAVNYAMTHLQQRGTFFITPGTEVYRGQVVGEHIRAEDLDINVNKTKNLTAVHTRSYAEELRLKPVREMSLDDFIEFMAEDELLEVTPQSLRLRKRILDPEQRMKQLKRREKLLAEDKADR; this is encoded by the coding sequence ATGACTCAGGTACGCACCGACCTCCGCAACATTGCCATCATCGCCCATGTTGACCACGGCAAGACCACCCTGGTCGACGGCATGCTCAAGCAGGCCAAAGTCTTCCGGGAAGGTGCCCTTACCGGGGAACGCATCCTGGACTCTAATGCTCTGGAGCGTGAACGCGGGATCACGATCCTGGCCAAAAACACGGCTATCACCTGGCAGGGGGTCAAGATCAACATTGTCGATACACCCGGTCATGCCGATTTCGGCGGGGAAGTGGAGCGCGTCCTTAATATGGTCGATGGTGCTCTACTGCTCGTCGATGCCGTGGAAGGGCCGATGCCCCAGACTCGTTTTGTCCTGCGCAAGGCGCTGGCGCTCGGCTTGCGGGTCATTGTCGTGATCAATAAGATCGATCGTCCTTTTGCCCGCTCCAACGAAGCCCTCAACAGAACCTTTGACTTGTTCTTAGAACTGGGCGCCAGCGATGAACAGGCTGACTTTCCGGTTGTCTACGCCATCGGCCTGGAAGGCCGCGCCGGCTACAGCCCGGACGCGATCGCGAACGATCTGACCCCCCTCTTCGAAACCATCCTCCGCGAGATTCCCGGCCCTGTCTGCGAACCGGAAGCGCCCGCCTTGTTACAGGTGACCACCCTGGAATACGACAACTATAAGGGTCAGATCGGCGTTGGTCGGCTGCGGGCGGGAATGCTGAAACGAGGAATGCCCATCGTACGCATTGCGCCAGATGGCCAGCGTACCATGGGGCGGTTGGAGTACCTGTTCACGTACCACAACCTGGAGCGCCTTGAGGTCGAAACGGCTCAGGCCGGGGATATCGTGGCCGTTGCCGGACTGGAAGCCATCAATATCAGCGACACCATTGCCGATCCATCAATCACCACGCCACTGCCGCTGATCAGCGTTGAGCAGCCAACTGTACGGATGACCTTTGGCGTCAATACGTCGCCCTTTGCCGGGCGAGAAGGCAAGCCGGGCTGGGGCACTTCCCGCCGCCTGCGGGAGCGCCTGTATAACGAGATGCGCAGCAATGTGGCACTGCGGGTAGAAGACGGCCAGACGCCTGACCGCTTCATCGTTAGTGGCCGGGGGGAACTACACCTGGCAATCCTGATCGAAACCATGCGCCGCGAGGGGTACGAGTTTGAAGTCAGCAAGCCAGAAGTGATCTTCCACACCGATCCGGACACTGGCGAGTTACTGGAGCCAATCGAGGAAGTCCATATTGAGATCGCCGATGATCTGACCGGTACGATCTTCGAATTGATCGGGGCGCGGCGCGGGCAACTCCTTGACATGCAGAGCGAGAACGGCACGACCTACCTGCGCTACCTGGTACCTACCCGCTTCCTGCTGGGTTTCCAGTCACAGTTCGTGCGGGCTACCGGCGGCCTGGGCCAGTTCAACACGCTGTTCCACGGTTACGCGCCCGTCTTGTCCGGCGATCCACCCCGCCGCCAGTTCGGGAGCCTGGTCGCCGTGGAAACCGGCACTGCGGTCAACTATGCAATGACCCACCTGCAGCAGCGGGGTACCTTCTTCATCACACCCGGCACCGAGGTCTATCGCGGCCAGGTCGTTGGCGAACACATCCGCGCCGAAGATTTGGACATCAACGTGAACAAGACCAAGAATCTGACCGCCGTGCATACCCGCAGCTATGCAGAGGAATTGCGACTCAAGCCGGTGCGCGAAATGAGCCTCGACGACTTCATCGAATTCATGGCTGAAGATGAACTGCTGGAAGTGACACCACAGAGCCTGCGGCTGCGCAAGCGCATCCTCGATCCGGAGCAACGCATGAAGCAGCTCAAGCGACGGGAGAAACTGTTGGCGGAAGATAAAGCCGATCGCTGA